The proteins below come from a single Drosophila kikkawai strain 14028-0561.14 chromosome 3R, DkikHiC1v2, whole genome shotgun sequence genomic window:
- the tacc gene encoding transforming acidic coiled-coil-containing protein 2 isoform X3, with translation MEYDAADNGLGMGLGGRGVLREINKNDGGVKLSPLAVKPTPKPSTMEQQKALAAALVPKLDVEGAATKFAGLPEFDETQIPELAPLSEMEGPLKSDQSDSDLFVECLSQHSERYTGDRSELEAYSSALNDVLEQQLSITSAATLENTFDDPLAVSRHNLSYEPMDVDEINETMEMLKDVLDPVAHQLLQQQFVVSESQPILEVNPLALNVEQERMDESFAILEQLEMVTEGLEPTPKLPEEAAQETGVNSPALKPAQNGEDTMEKLDPKLATSNPLPSPKDEEKLQENPPPAILHTEQQIHEPLQPQEPDSTLLLQETQEPQMESAALKLSPLEQPRPEPVEPLKCAELKPAEQTFPAAVPLSPPVPTLQAKRDELPLSPPIPTHRPKTAEELEFLALSELPLPDDELNAESQKPVGELEQHKSVPVAAITPDLQRSTTPLSLELVESGSSITKGKTSGPSSPSFPIKGPAEAPSHFPRSPHAPPEQEEMTYLEEAVVKPSLDRKQGVYEAGVIAKSPVIIQVTEPSPQKPEHLNEPLPTSEVSPTPLNGTIVTEGTPLEGSATFDVDKHQRCTFSSIQATEEKEEGDTSRKTFNVENDKPRRTFCLTEPSPQKPEHLNEILPTSDVSPTPLNGTFDSGSRMDTTPEFVTGGTPLEGSATFDVRLGSTDEHHRRTFSSIQATEELEAPSRKTFNMENDKPRRTFCLEQEASPAVEATEECMAGEDFEAMDVDVSMRVEEATVIRSLEQQAFVSNSPPIPTHQNLRRPPIHEDSNSPVSPLGNSTVVLDQEQKLSAKEQAHLSAGDEKDDVFVEHFGAISPVSDDMFKTPQFTTSGFHNQAKIKANAAGGIGGGTAPIVGTTRGGGPGEEEQCFDAEFQDGASNQNLILNSSDFDYLYTKGSNNAPIDRSSLLLKFDPLLGAPVPVNLKQEQEQALLNIRGSNQNQNNRVLSPTLEELETSGGNSQSFAVEVSAKETAKKLDFKPPVDRTKKHAKMSVDVIDNDCNKTFDNSNLNKEDKSHNYNMDDLEKKIKNEVTRSEDIEKKLKEAEQREEASIKRITEKDKAIAKLNGVIEAYEKAIAELISEKEQQAHGYERQLQDVQTDRDTNYHHLTSLETTFSDLHVKYEKSKEMTTQLKLNEESLQAERKQMMDNLRMQEQRYDKMKSHAMQQLEIANKKLDHITREHADEVKKLKALLKKEEISRVSMTEQLQQKTRENADLLKICEELIYGKGQGGSS, from the exons cTTAGTCCGCTGGCGGTGAAGCCCACTCCCAAGCCATCAACCATGGAGCAGCAGAAGGCTTTGGCCGCTGCTTTGGTCCCCAAGCTGGATGTGGAGGGCGCAGCTACAAAATTCGCTGGTCTACCAGAATTTGATGAGACTCAGATCCCGGAATTAGCCCCACTGAGCGAAATGGAGG GTCCACTAAAGTCAGATCAATCTGACTCAGATTTGTTTGTGGAATGCCTGTCGCAGCATAGCGAGAGGTACACTGGGGATCGATCCGAACTGGAGGCCTATTCCAGTGCTCTCAATGATGTGTTGGAGCAACAATTGTCCATTACCTCGGCTGCCACATTGGAGAACACATTCGATGACCCGCTAGCTGTCAGCCGGCACAACCTTAGCTATGAACCCATGGATGTGGATGAAATTAACGAAACCATGGAAATGCTAAAGGACGTCCTCGATCCGGTGGCTCATCAGTTGTTGCAGCAACAATTTGTTGTTAGCGAATCTCAGCCAATTCTTGAGGTGAACCCATTGGCATTAAATGTGGAACAAGAAAGAATGGACGAATCATTTGCGATCCTGGAACAGTTGGAAATGGTAACTGAAGGGCTGGAACCCACTCCAAAGCTACCCGAAGAGGCAGCTCAAGAAACGGGTGTGAATTCACCAGCTCTGAAACCCGCACAAAATGGTGAAGATACCATGGAGAAGCTTGACCCAAAGCTAGCGACGTCAAATCCGCTGCCCAGCCCGAAAGATGAGGAGAAGCTTCAGGAAAATCCGCCACCAGCAATATTACACACCGAGCAGCAAATCCATGAGCCATTGCAGCCTCAAGAACCGGATTCAACGTTGCTTCTCCAGGAAACCCAAGAACCTCAAATGGAATCTGCTGCCTTAAAGCTATCTCCACTGGAACAGCCTAGACCAGAGCCAGTGGAACCTCTTAAGTGCGCTGAATTAAAGCCTGCTGAACAAACCTTTCCGGCAGCAGTACCTCTTTCTCCGCCCGTACCAACGCTTCAGGCCAAACGTGATGAGTTGCCGCTTTCTCCGCCAATACCCACGCATCGTCCAAAGACTGCTGAGGAATTAGAGTTCCTAGCCCTAAGCGAATTACCCCTACCCGATGATGAACTGAATGCAGAAAGCCAAAAGCCTGTGGGAGAGCTAGAGCAACATAAATCCGTGCCAGTGGCAGCAATCACACCAGATCTGCAGCGATCTACAACTCCTTTGTCTTTGGAGCTTGTTGAAAGCGGCTCTTCCATTACCAAAGGAAAAACCTCTGGACCCTCATCGCCCAGCTTCCCGATCAAAGGACCCGCAGAGGCCCCATCCCACTTCCCTCGTTCTCCCCACGCTCCACCCGAGCAGGAGGAGATGACCTACTTGGAGGAAGCTGTTGTGAAACCTTCCTTAGATCGCAAGCAGGGTGTTTATGAGGCAGGAGTAATCGCTAAATCACCAGTGATCATACAGGTAACAGAACCCAGTCCACAGAAACCTGAGCATTTGAACGAACCCCTGCCCACAAGCGAGGTTTCACCAACGCCTCTGAACGGAACTATCGTGACGGAGGGTACACCCCTTGAGGGTTCCGCAACCTTCGATGTAGATAAGCATCAGCGGTGCACTTTTTCATCAATTCAGGCCacggaggagaaggaggaagGGGACACATCCCGAAAGACCTTCAATGTGGAAAATGATAAGCCAAGACGCACCTTTTGTCTGACAGAACCCAGCCCACAGAAGCCTGAGCATCTCAACGAAATCCTGCCCACTAGCGATGTTTCACCAACGCCTCTTAACGGAACCTTCGACAGCGGCAGTAGGATGGATACCACTCCAGAGTTCGTGACGGGGGGTACTCCCCTTGAGGGTTCCGCAACCTTCGATGTACGCTTGGGATCCACAGATGAGCATCATCGGCGCACTTTTTCATCAATTCAAGCCACGGAGGAGTTGGAGGCTCCATCCCGCAAAACCTTTAATATGGAAAATGATAAGCCAAGACGCACCTTTTGCCTGGAGCAAGAGGCATCACCAGCTGTTGAGGCCACCGAGGAATGCATGGCTGGAGAGGATTTTGAAGCCATGGATGTGGATGTATCCATGCGGGTGGAGGAGGCCACAGTTATTAGGTCACTTGAGCAGCAGGCATTCGTTTCAAACTCGCCACCGATTCCTACACATCAGAATTTAAGGCGACCTCCCATCCACGAAGATAGTAACTCTCCAGTGTCACCACTTGGAAATTCCACCGTTGTGTTGGATCAAGAACAGAAGCTGTCCGCCAAGGAGCAGGCACATCTGAGTGCCGGCGACGAGAAGGATGATGTCTTTGTGGAGCACTTCGGTGCCATATCACCAGTCTCAGATGACATGTTCAAGACGCCACAGTtcaccaccagcggcttccaCAACCAAGCCAAGATTAAGGCCAATGCTGCCGGCGGAATCGGTGGCGGCACTGCTCCTATAGTGGGCACTACCAGAGGTGGAGGGCCGGGAGAGGAGGAACAGTGTTTTGATGCCGAATTCCAAGATGGCGCCAGCAACCAAAACC TAATACTGAACTCATCAGATTTTGACTATTTGTACACGAAAGGCAGCAATAATGCGCCCATCGATCGCAGTTCGCTGCTGCTAAAGTTCGATCCGCTCCTAGGTGCCCCCGTTCCTGTGAATTTgaagcaggaacaggagcaggcGTTGCTGAATATCCGCGGTTCGAACCAGAACCAGAACAACAGGGTCCTCAGTCCCACGTTGGAAGAGCTCGAGACGAGTGGAGGCAACAGCCAGTCGTTTGCAGTTGAAGTGAGTGCCAAAGAAACCGCCAAGAAGCTGGACTTTAAGCCGCCTGTGGATAGGACCAAA AAGCATGCTAAAATGAGTGTGGACGTCATTGATAACGATTGCAACAAAACCTTCGATAATTCCAA CCTTAACAAGGAGGACAAGTCCCACAACTACAACATGGATGACCTAgagaagaaaatcaaaaatgaaGT AACCCGATCAGAGGACATTGAGAAGAAGCTTAAGGAGGCGGAGCAACGCGAGGAGGCAAGCATAAAGCGTATCACAGAGAAGGATAAGGCAATTGCAAAGCTTAA TGGCGTTATCGAGGCGTACGAGAAGGCCATTGCCGAGTTGATCAGCGAGAAGGAGCAACAAGCGCACGGCTATGAGCGGCAGTTGCAGGATGTACAGACAGACCGGGATACCAATTACCATCACTTAACATCGCTGGAAACCACATTCTCCGATCTGCATGT GAAATACGAAAAGAGCAAAGAGATGACAACGCAGCTTAAGCTCAACGAAGAGTCGCTGCAGGCGGAACGAAAGCAGATGATGGACAATCTGCGGATGCAGGAACAGCGTTACGACAAGATGAAAAGCCATGCCATGCAGCAGCTGGAAAT TGCCAACAAAAAGCTGGATCACATCACGAGGGAGCATGCGGATGAGGTGAAAAAACTGAAAGCTTTACTCAAAAAGGAGGAGATTTCGCGCGTCTCAATGACGGAGCAGCTGCAACAGAAGACTCGTGAAAACGCCGACCTGCTTAAGATATGCGAGGAGCTTATCTACGGCAAGGGACAAGGTGGTAGTAGTTAA
- the tacc gene encoding transforming acidic coiled-coil-containing protein 2 isoform X4 codes for MGNKPGKTKKSKAASLGEKAMRSDNRTGNALSPLAVKPTPKPSTMEQQKALAAALVPKLDVEGAATKFAGLPEFDETQIPELAPLSEMEGPLKSDQSDSDLFVECLSQHSERYTGDRSELEAYSSALNDVLEQQLSITSAATLENTFDDPLAVSRHNLSYEPMDVDEINETMEMLKDVLDPVAHQLLQQQFVVSESQPILEVNPLALNVEQERMDESFAILEQLEMVTEGLEPTPKLPEEAAQETGVNSPALKPAQNGEDTMEKLDPKLATSNPLPSPKDEEKLQENPPPAILHTEQQIHEPLQPQEPDSTLLLQETQEPQMESAALKLSPLEQPRPEPVEPLKCAELKPAEQTFPAAVPLSPPVPTLQAKRDELPLSPPIPTHRPKTAEELEFLALSELPLPDDELNAESQKPVGELEQHKSVPVAAITPDLQRSTTPLSLELVESGSSITKGKTSGPSSPSFPIKGPAEAPSHFPRSPHAPPEQEEMTYLEEAVVKPSLDRKQGVYEAGVIAKSPVIIQVTEPSPQKPEHLNEPLPTSEVSPTPLNGTIVTEGTPLEGSATFDVDKHQRCTFSSIQATEEKEEGDTSRKTFNVENDKPRRTFCLTEPSPQKPEHLNEILPTSDVSPTPLNGTFDSGSRMDTTPEFVTGGTPLEGSATFDVRLGSTDEHHRRTFSSIQATEELEAPSRKTFNMENDKPRRTFCLEQEASPAVEATEECMAGEDFEAMDVDVSMRVEEATVIRSLEQQAFVSNSPPIPTHQNLRRPPIHEDSNSPVSPLGNSTVVLDQEQKLSAKEQAHLSAGDEKDDVFVEHFGAISPVSDDMFKTPQFTTSGFHNQAKIKANAAGGIGGGTAPIVGTTRGGGPGEEEQCFDAEFQDGASNQNLILNSSDFDYLYTKGSNNAPIDRSSLLLKFDPLLGAPVPVNLKQEQEQALLNIRGSNQNQNNRVLSPTLEELETSGGNSQSFAVEVSAKETAKKLDFKPPVDRTKKHAKMSVDVIDNDCNKTFDNSNLNKEDKSHNYNMDDLEKKIKNEVTRSEDIEKKLKEAEQREEASIKRITEKDKAIAKLNGVIEAYEKAIAELISEKEQQAHGYERQLQDVQTDRDTNYHHLTSLETTFSDLHVKYEKSKEMTTQLKLNEESLQAERKQMMDNLRMQEQRYDKMKSHAMQQLEIANKKLDHITREHADEVKKLKALLKKEEISRVSMTEQLQQKTRENADLLKICEELIYGKGQGGSS; via the exons cTTAGTCCGCTGGCGGTGAAGCCCACTCCCAAGCCATCAACCATGGAGCAGCAGAAGGCTTTGGCCGCTGCTTTGGTCCCCAAGCTGGATGTGGAGGGCGCAGCTACAAAATTCGCTGGTCTACCAGAATTTGATGAGACTCAGATCCCGGAATTAGCCCCACTGAGCGAAATGGAGG GTCCACTAAAGTCAGATCAATCTGACTCAGATTTGTTTGTGGAATGCCTGTCGCAGCATAGCGAGAGGTACACTGGGGATCGATCCGAACTGGAGGCCTATTCCAGTGCTCTCAATGATGTGTTGGAGCAACAATTGTCCATTACCTCGGCTGCCACATTGGAGAACACATTCGATGACCCGCTAGCTGTCAGCCGGCACAACCTTAGCTATGAACCCATGGATGTGGATGAAATTAACGAAACCATGGAAATGCTAAAGGACGTCCTCGATCCGGTGGCTCATCAGTTGTTGCAGCAACAATTTGTTGTTAGCGAATCTCAGCCAATTCTTGAGGTGAACCCATTGGCATTAAATGTGGAACAAGAAAGAATGGACGAATCATTTGCGATCCTGGAACAGTTGGAAATGGTAACTGAAGGGCTGGAACCCACTCCAAAGCTACCCGAAGAGGCAGCTCAAGAAACGGGTGTGAATTCACCAGCTCTGAAACCCGCACAAAATGGTGAAGATACCATGGAGAAGCTTGACCCAAAGCTAGCGACGTCAAATCCGCTGCCCAGCCCGAAAGATGAGGAGAAGCTTCAGGAAAATCCGCCACCAGCAATATTACACACCGAGCAGCAAATCCATGAGCCATTGCAGCCTCAAGAACCGGATTCAACGTTGCTTCTCCAGGAAACCCAAGAACCTCAAATGGAATCTGCTGCCTTAAAGCTATCTCCACTGGAACAGCCTAGACCAGAGCCAGTGGAACCTCTTAAGTGCGCTGAATTAAAGCCTGCTGAACAAACCTTTCCGGCAGCAGTACCTCTTTCTCCGCCCGTACCAACGCTTCAGGCCAAACGTGATGAGTTGCCGCTTTCTCCGCCAATACCCACGCATCGTCCAAAGACTGCTGAGGAATTAGAGTTCCTAGCCCTAAGCGAATTACCCCTACCCGATGATGAACTGAATGCAGAAAGCCAAAAGCCTGTGGGAGAGCTAGAGCAACATAAATCCGTGCCAGTGGCAGCAATCACACCAGATCTGCAGCGATCTACAACTCCTTTGTCTTTGGAGCTTGTTGAAAGCGGCTCTTCCATTACCAAAGGAAAAACCTCTGGACCCTCATCGCCCAGCTTCCCGATCAAAGGACCCGCAGAGGCCCCATCCCACTTCCCTCGTTCTCCCCACGCTCCACCCGAGCAGGAGGAGATGACCTACTTGGAGGAAGCTGTTGTGAAACCTTCCTTAGATCGCAAGCAGGGTGTTTATGAGGCAGGAGTAATCGCTAAATCACCAGTGATCATACAGGTAACAGAACCCAGTCCACAGAAACCTGAGCATTTGAACGAACCCCTGCCCACAAGCGAGGTTTCACCAACGCCTCTGAACGGAACTATCGTGACGGAGGGTACACCCCTTGAGGGTTCCGCAACCTTCGATGTAGATAAGCATCAGCGGTGCACTTTTTCATCAATTCAGGCCacggaggagaaggaggaagGGGACACATCCCGAAAGACCTTCAATGTGGAAAATGATAAGCCAAGACGCACCTTTTGTCTGACAGAACCCAGCCCACAGAAGCCTGAGCATCTCAACGAAATCCTGCCCACTAGCGATGTTTCACCAACGCCTCTTAACGGAACCTTCGACAGCGGCAGTAGGATGGATACCACTCCAGAGTTCGTGACGGGGGGTACTCCCCTTGAGGGTTCCGCAACCTTCGATGTACGCTTGGGATCCACAGATGAGCATCATCGGCGCACTTTTTCATCAATTCAAGCCACGGAGGAGTTGGAGGCTCCATCCCGCAAAACCTTTAATATGGAAAATGATAAGCCAAGACGCACCTTTTGCCTGGAGCAAGAGGCATCACCAGCTGTTGAGGCCACCGAGGAATGCATGGCTGGAGAGGATTTTGAAGCCATGGATGTGGATGTATCCATGCGGGTGGAGGAGGCCACAGTTATTAGGTCACTTGAGCAGCAGGCATTCGTTTCAAACTCGCCACCGATTCCTACACATCAGAATTTAAGGCGACCTCCCATCCACGAAGATAGTAACTCTCCAGTGTCACCACTTGGAAATTCCACCGTTGTGTTGGATCAAGAACAGAAGCTGTCCGCCAAGGAGCAGGCACATCTGAGTGCCGGCGACGAGAAGGATGATGTCTTTGTGGAGCACTTCGGTGCCATATCACCAGTCTCAGATGACATGTTCAAGACGCCACAGTtcaccaccagcggcttccaCAACCAAGCCAAGATTAAGGCCAATGCTGCCGGCGGAATCGGTGGCGGCACTGCTCCTATAGTGGGCACTACCAGAGGTGGAGGGCCGGGAGAGGAGGAACAGTGTTTTGATGCCGAATTCCAAGATGGCGCCAGCAACCAAAACC TAATACTGAACTCATCAGATTTTGACTATTTGTACACGAAAGGCAGCAATAATGCGCCCATCGATCGCAGTTCGCTGCTGCTAAAGTTCGATCCGCTCCTAGGTGCCCCCGTTCCTGTGAATTTgaagcaggaacaggagcaggcGTTGCTGAATATCCGCGGTTCGAACCAGAACCAGAACAACAGGGTCCTCAGTCCCACGTTGGAAGAGCTCGAGACGAGTGGAGGCAACAGCCAGTCGTTTGCAGTTGAAGTGAGTGCCAAAGAAACCGCCAAGAAGCTGGACTTTAAGCCGCCTGTGGATAGGACCAAA AAGCATGCTAAAATGAGTGTGGACGTCATTGATAACGATTGCAACAAAACCTTCGATAATTCCAA CCTTAACAAGGAGGACAAGTCCCACAACTACAACATGGATGACCTAgagaagaaaatcaaaaatgaaGT AACCCGATCAGAGGACATTGAGAAGAAGCTTAAGGAGGCGGAGCAACGCGAGGAGGCAAGCATAAAGCGTATCACAGAGAAGGATAAGGCAATTGCAAAGCTTAA TGGCGTTATCGAGGCGTACGAGAAGGCCATTGCCGAGTTGATCAGCGAGAAGGAGCAACAAGCGCACGGCTATGAGCGGCAGTTGCAGGATGTACAGACAGACCGGGATACCAATTACCATCACTTAACATCGCTGGAAACCACATTCTCCGATCTGCATGT GAAATACGAAAAGAGCAAAGAGATGACAACGCAGCTTAAGCTCAACGAAGAGTCGCTGCAGGCGGAACGAAAGCAGATGATGGACAATCTGCGGATGCAGGAACAGCGTTACGACAAGATGAAAAGCCATGCCATGCAGCAGCTGGAAAT TGCCAACAAAAAGCTGGATCACATCACGAGGGAGCATGCGGATGAGGTGAAAAAACTGAAAGCTTTACTCAAAAAGGAGGAGATTTCGCGCGTCTCAATGACGGAGCAGCTGCAACAGAAGACTCGTGAAAACGCCGACCTGCTTAAGATATGCGAGGAGCTTATCTACGGCAAGGGACAAGGTGGTAGTAGTTAA